A window of the Leucothrix mucor DSM 2157 genome harbors these coding sequences:
- a CDS encoding GTP-binding protein — MNGSNGWFEKECRPLQYKLIITGPVGSGKTTAINSLTDNNAVQTDAPVSDAITLARKSTTTVAMDYGTLRVADDVIHVYGTPGQERFDFMWEILSEGADGLIILLDNNRNYPFRDLKFFSEQFADFIAKSGRLIIGVTRLDIREPLLPEVYEDWMEQLGLKAEIINIDPRKKQDVMQLVQKVLDINAEETVATADSPDTIKIVDAVDAVDAVDAVDAVDAVDAVDAVDAVDAVDAVDAVDAVDAPAPSEPVATRPVQTNFQLNQKAMAAINGMPGITGITISDHMGELLDSTVDDESLNEFAAYLSGLTPALIETAELGPIHRIMLRGPEDDNLTVFVEAERSLGVCSERSLSVQTLSQQVEDMLQWL; from the coding sequence ATGAACGGAAGCAATGGTTGGTTTGAAAAGGAATGTCGCCCCTTGCAGTATAAGCTCATTATTACCGGACCCGTGGGTTCGGGAAAAACAACAGCCATCAATTCATTGACGGATAATAATGCCGTGCAAACGGATGCGCCTGTCTCCGACGCGATTACGCTGGCTCGTAAATCAACCACCACCGTGGCGATGGACTATGGGACTTTGCGAGTGGCGGATGACGTGATTCATGTCTATGGCACACCGGGGCAAGAACGTTTTGATTTTATGTGGGAGATTCTGTCAGAAGGGGCTGATGGTTTAATTATTCTGCTGGATAATAATCGTAATTATCCGTTTCGTGATCTGAAGTTTTTCTCTGAGCAGTTTGCTGATTTTATTGCGAAATCGGGGCGCTTGATTATCGGGGTGACTCGCCTTGATATTCGTGAGCCATTGCTGCCGGAAGTGTATGAAGATTGGATGGAGCAGCTGGGCCTGAAGGCTGAGATCATTAATATTGATCCTCGCAAAAAGCAAGATGTGATGCAGTTGGTGCAGAAGGTTTTGGATATCAATGCTGAAGAGACTGTTGCCACTGCCGATTCCCCAGATACCATTAAAATCGTAGATGCCGTAGATGCCGTAGATGCCGTAGATGCCGTAGATGCCGTAGATGCCGTAGATGCCGTAGATGCCGTAGATGCCGTAGATGCCGTAGATGCCGTAGATGCCGTAGATGCCGTAGATGCTCCAGCGCCTTCTGAGCCGGTTGCTACTCGTCCGGTACAAACAAATTTCCAGCTAAACCAAAAAGCCATGGCCGCCATCAATGGCATGCCGGGCATTACGGGCATCACCATTAGTGATCACATGGGCGAGCTGCTGGATTCCACGGTGGATGATGAATCATTAAATGAATTCGCTGCCTACCTCTCCGGTCTCACGCCAGCGCTAATAGAAACCGCTGAGCTAGGCCCTATTCACCGAATTATGCTGCGCGGTCCTGAGGACGATAACCTCACTGTATTTGTCGAAGCAGAGCGTTCATTAGGCGTGTGTTCGGAGCGCTCGCTCTCGGTGCAGACGCTAAGTCAACAAGTTGAGGATATGCTGCAATGGTTGTAA